TGTTTAGACTTAGATCATGAGGGTCATAATACCAAATTATCTATGAATTGTGACTTATATAAGCATACAAATTAAATTTGCCAAAAGTCACATGGGTCAATTGACCCCTCTCATGTCAAGCTGGCTCTGCCACTGATTGCATTAATggaaatgtataaaaatagatgtagaaacctaaaaaacttaaatttagcTAAAGAACAACAAAGCAAACAATTCATTAGTCAGTCGTTACTCATTTAGAATGATGGTTATACTAATCAGATATAGATCGGAATTTTGTGAAAGTAGCCAAACCCATTACTCCCTTTGTACATAGATGTATGATGTTTAAGATTactcacacatattaaaaaacaataactatatttttttaattattactttTTGGTTTTATCAATAATGTTTTCACTAttcataattttacttttttaatttatgttttagttttaaagACGAACACTTAACTATATACTAAACATTAATCTTTTATACACGAGATGAAAAAGTAGAACAacgtacattttttttttgggggggggggggggggggggggggggggggggggaggggaaATTGCACCGTATGACGTACAAacaaaattacatttaactGACTGGCCAATTATCCTTCTACACCGATATACCTCATGTCTTTTATGTAATAATGTCGTTTCACCCTTGTTTGTAACTTGCTCAACCtgtaaaacaataataatttacaCTAATAATTATTTCTTGCAAACTAACtcgtgattttttaatattcacTCATCTTctgcaaatatttttaatataagaaaGGTGAATTTGTTTCTTCTAAGATTTGTGGAATTGTTGATGAAATTTTCTCTGTTGATGGTGAAGGGTTGTGGTGAATAATATAGCTTCGAAAACTCGTGTGGCGAGCGACAAGACTTGTTCAGTGGCGATCACCTCCATCCATACAATCGGCAccatcatcactatcattatTTCATCTTCACCACCGTATGTTCTTCTCTTCTATGTATTGTATCAGCAACAACATTTTTCTCTTCGATGTGGTTACATATACTATCTCCACTGATGTCGTCAGATACACTTATATTTTTTCCTTGTGAATGATCCAAAgttgatcggagaagatgaACAATTTTGTTTATTGTGTTATATTCTATTATATGCATATAGAATAGAAATGAAGAACAATATGTATTATGTTTGTTCTATTCATATTTGTAATGTGATATATTCTGTTAATTTACTATTTTATCATGTTCTTTTCCGTTTGATGATTACTAAAGAgtgttatattttgtttagaaatattgtttgtaatttttttagttttaactaTCGTTACTTCTTTTTGAACATGTACAAATCGTACTATAATCAATATTGTATAGTTTAATATCACatagtataatttaatattatataatattatgtaccttttaaaattttggtatttgtgtttatgatttatatttgggtgaaggtttagtgattagggtttagtattcaaAAGGTGAGAGGATATGGTTGGGATCATCATTAACTTATTCCATGTAATCatatacattttataatttcactAATATATACTATGCTATTTagtttgttccattctattttggtttagagtttatatttaggttttattgtttatatttgggtttagaatttaatgattagggtttatggtttagtatttaggggttgGGTTTAAGTTTTAGTATATAGTGGTTGTGGTAATGTTTAGAACTAGGGTGTATGGGtaaagttataaacttataCTATTTCGACGATGTGGAATAGAACACTTAGTACATATGTATATGGTCAATAAGCACGTGACGCAAAtgattgttctttttttttctttgaaataatTGTTAGGCACATTTATCCTATACTACAAGGCAACATACATCTTTATCATAAAAAAAGATATAACCGAATGAATTAGAACGTAAACGTTAATTTTTTCATTATATCAAACTCATcgtcatttatttaattttcatcttAAAATTGACTATTcagcaaataatcttaaaattgaCTATTCAGCAAATAAGCTTTTTTTATACGTCGAACATCATACATTTTATACATGGAGAAAGTATCACTCTACcatgattatatttttatggCCATTCAATAAAAAGCTACTATGATCACGCCAAtctaattttagaaaatatgtgCATTTAAACTGACCGAATCTCATATTAACTACTCgcataaaactttataaatccCAAAAGATTTAATTTTCCAAaggcaaatataaaaaaaaaaatccaaatccaaACAATCACACTGTAAAGAACCAAATcaacttacaattttttttttaaaaaaaatcaataaaaatagattaaaattagTAAATTACAAATGTACTTTTAGGTTCGTATTTGTGCGTTAATCAGAAccgtaaatattgttaaaacaaaattttgcaaaccggaaaaaataaaaaaccgaGAATACCGACCGGGACCGACCACAGAACcgtaagggggggggggggggaacaGCTTTACTAGATTTGAGGGGGAGAGGAAGGAGAGGAAGGAGGACCCAAAAAAGGAACGAAATTCAAATTGGCGCTCAAGTTTTCAAGTGTCAACGTATCCTAATTTCCTTAAATCCCCCCTCCATCCTCTCCCTCAAACAATGTCAGATCTGCCGCCGGAAAACCCCAATCTGACGCTCACTTCCTCTTTGCACCATTCCTACAGCCGGAAGCAGAAATCTCTGGGCCTTCTTTGCACCAAGTCAGTTCCTTTCTCCTCTAATCCCGTTTCTCTTAACTTTGCGTCTTTGATTTATCAGTCGCCTTCCTCCTCCGCAGTTTCTTAGCTCTTTATAATCGTCATGGTATCGAAACCATTGGGCTTGATGACGCCGCCTCAAAACTAGGTTTTTCTCCTCCCCCTtttattcattcattcatttctGCTTGGGTCTGAATTTGATTGTGTCTTCAGGAGTTGAGAGACGGAGAATCTACGATATTGTTAATGTTCTGGAGAGTGTTGGGGTGAGATTTGTTTTGTTCTTCACTCTGATCTCTCTTTATGTTTGATTGATTGAGTCTTGATGAAACTTTTAGGTTTTGACAAAAAGAGCCAAGAATCAGTATACGTGGAAAGGATTCTCTGCGATTCCGGCAGCGTTGAAGGAGCTTCAAgtgtgttttcttttctttacagAATGTATTATATAGACTTCGATTTGCGAATTCTCATACGTAGTGAGTGTGTTCCTGACGCAGGAAGAAGGTGCTAAGGACACTTTTCACCGTTTTTATACCAACGAGAATGTCAAAGTAGGTGGATTTTGTTTGAGTCTCGAAGTTGTTGTCTTCTTGCTTCTTGTGCTGTAAGGTCCCTATGCTTTTATTTCAGGTatctgatgatgaagatgatgaggaagTGTCTTCTTCTCAGCCTCTTTCTAGTTGCCAGACTGATACCTCCAAACCTGGCTCTCTTCCCCAGTCTTCAGATCCTTCTAAAATAGGTACTTTTCTGTATGTCTCTAGGTTTGGTTCCGTTGCAAAGTAGACTCCGTGAATTACCAAGTTCTAGGTTAGATTGATCCTTCTTATCAAATTAATGGAAGTATGGACCTTAGGCCAAAGAAAAGATAAGATTCATTAGATATAATGTGGATTCCTTGACAATTTTTTGGTTGGTTATGTGTGACAGATAATAGACGAGAGAAATCTTTAGGACTGCTTACTCAGAACTTTATCAAGCTCTTTGTTTGCTCTGAAGTaagttatatgttttatattggTTTTACAAactagagagtttttttttccagtaaGTTACTTATACATTTGGTTGAATCTTTAGGCTAGGATCATCTCCCTTGACGAGGCTGCAAAATTACTTCTTGGAGATGCCCACAATACATCAATAATGAGAAGTAATCATCTTTATCTTTTGACCTTtttgactctcttttttttattctgcATACTCTCTTGTTGACACCACATTGTGGCAGCAAAAGTGAGGCGGCTTTATGACATTGCGAATGTCTTGTCATCAATGAATCTCATTGAGAAGGTAAACCAAAACTAATACTTAGCTGGCTGCAGTATTTCATGAACCATCAATGATTTATTGATGTTAAATTAGTCTTACTATATGTCTCTGGTTGTGACAGACTCACTCCTTAGATTCTAGAAAACCAGCTTTCAAATGGTTAGGATACAATGGGGAGCCTACTTTCACACTGAGCAGCGATTTAATGCAAGCCGAATCAAAGAAGAGAGTTTTTGGAACTGATCTCACTAACGTCAGTGTCAAGAGAAGCAGAACCCATGAAAATGCTACCGAGAGGAGGATAAAGATGAAACAACACGCAATAGCAGATAGTTCTTATAATCAAAGCTCTGATGATGCTCATGAATCAAGAGGTTACGAGTTTGGTCCTTTTGCACCAGCCGCTGGTGGTACATATCCAGCTGCTCGTTTGGAGGACAACTCCAAGAGAGCTTTTGATGTTGAGAATTTAGTTTCGGATTATCGTCCTTCTTACCAAAATCAAGGTAACATTCATAtccatttgatgtttgagaagATTTTGCTATCAaaacaaacatattaaaaagttgttttctaaataaaaatttcagtTTTGAAAGACCTCTTTGCGCATTACATGGACGCTTGGAAGTCATGGTACAGCGAACTCACGCAGAATAATCCATTACCAGATACATCAAAACGCCATTAGAGATATTCTTAATCTTCTCTTACCAGTGAACATTTCGTTTTGACCAATGTGGGTTTAGTTTCTCCACACAATTTTAACGGCAGGAATCCGACATTTTAAGATGCAGACTGCACCATCTCTGTGCTTTTGTAGTCACTGTAGGCTGTTTAGAAATCATCTTTTGCTTGATTCCGATGCCAGTTGTATGTAACTTATATATAATCcccatcttttatttttaaagaatctcAAAAGTGAAAACCTAGGTTCTATACGGATCtctttgttttatattattgtaCACTCATTAGTATCACTATATCAGGAAGTATAGTGCTCATCTCAGAGATAGGAAGGAGCTTTCTACCATCCCCATGGTTCATCAGAGATATACCGAATCACCTGCTTCACACTCAAGTATTGAGTCACAGGCATAAGATGTAGTGTACATGTATTATTGGAGCTTCTTGATATGGGTATGTAGATAAATCTAAACTCACTGGGAGTCATTTGCCATTTGAATGGCTTCATCCTGGGTGGAGAAAGTTTTGACACGCAGAACAGGACCAAAGACTTCGTCTAATACTGCGAAAATCAATAAAACATTTGCAAGTGATTACGGGCTCTAGATAGGATGAGTCTAGAATTGTCATGTACCTCAGGACGAGCTCCTCCGCAGAGGACAGTTGCACCTTCCTTTCCTAGCGTTTGAGACAAATTTCagtactctctctctcctacTGCACAAGTTTAAGATGTAAGACTTAGCTAAAAGTCCTCTGTGGTGATGTGTTCGTAAGAAGGTTTTGGGGGCATGAGGGGTTAATTCTTGAGAATATCAAATTCTGTCTAGCAATTTTAGTTCTTTGCTGACTATAGAGCCCTTCTTCGAAAGGATCTGAAATCTTAATGTTGTTTGTCCATTTTACAAGCTTGTCCAAAAATTGGTCAGCAATCTTTCCTAGCATTTCACCAAAACTTTCTTTTCATCAAAATAACATTACTACAAGTATAGTGAAGCTTCTCTATCTTAGTTTAATTTATGACAAATAACATAGTGGCTTTATTAAAGCAGCCATGGGTAGATGAGCAGTTGTGTTTAAGGATATCTATCACAGTTCTATGAAATATTGTAACCAGAGACTATTGCAGATTAGATGCCCAACTTACATGCACGAGAAGTCGAGATGGCGCACTACAAATGACCATTCGTCCAGAAACAACCAAACACAGTCCATTCCACAGCTGTTAGAACCCACCTCTGTCAATTTTAACATCATCAAAAACAATGACAGGGCTTTTCCCCCCCAAGCTGAAACAGGCTGTGGAATTAAAAAGAACAAGATTCATACACAGAGCCCATGTCAATAAACAAAACCAAGATAGACACATGTCCCAAAAGAAACAATGATAGCGACCATTGGAGAAGAGAGCACCGATTTTCAAACTGCGAATAAAAACAAGTCAAGAAAGTTTGTTTGTGAATTTGAAGAAACTCATATCCAAAAGACCAAAGAACCAGTTTGGTGAAACCTCAAAGCTCATACAGCTATAAACATGCATGGACAAAAATTTCGCAGGCTCTTAAGCAAAAAAAGTTGTCTGCCATACTCTTAATGAGTCTAATATGCTCTTCATTGAATTGATACTCCTTCTTAATGTGGTTAAAGTCAATTGTACCCTGATTTCATCTAACCAATAAGGTATTTTCGTCTTATTCATCTCTCTCATCCCTCTTATTCGAGTTgttatttctctctctttccgATACCATTGTTGCGGACGTGCTTTTACATTTGATTCATTTCCTATCCAACACTACATAAGCAATTTTTGACAAATTATAAGTGTATCATTCATACCCGGAACTAAATTAAGCACTACATGTGTACCCAACATATAACAAGCATGTGTGTGTAAACAAAGAACAATCAAGCAGATACAGCATAACCTATATATTGTGTATATGCTACTATTCTAactaatatatagtatatgatcAAAAGATATTGTCACAT
The window above is part of the Brassica napus cultivar Da-Ae chromosome C8, Da-Ae, whole genome shotgun sequence genome. Proteins encoded here:
- the LOC106440579 gene encoding E2F transcription factor-like E2FE isoform X3; this translates as MFWRVLGAKNQYTWKGFSAIPAALKELQEEGAKDTFHRFYTNENVKVSDDEDDEEVSSSQPLSSCQTDTSKPGSLPQSSDPSKIDNRREKSLGLLTQNFIKLFVCSEARIISLDEAAKLLLGDAHNTSIMRTKVRRLYDIANVLSSMNLIEKTHSLDSRKPAFKWLGYNGEPTFTLSSDLMQAESKKRVFGTDLTNVSVKRSRTHENATERRIKMKQHAIADSSYNQSSDDAHESRGYEFGPFAPAAGGTYPAARLEDNSKRAFDVENLVSDYRPSYQNQVLKDLFAHYMDAWKSWYSELTQNNPLPDTSKRH
- the LOC106440579 gene encoding E2F transcription factor-like E2FE isoform X1 yields the protein MSDLPPENPNLTLTSSLHHSYSRKQKSLGLLCTNFLALYNRHGIETIGLDDAASKLGVERRRIYDIVNVLESVGVLTKRAKNQYTWKGFSAIPAALKELQEEGAKDTFHRFYTNENVKVSDDEDDEEVSSSQPLSSCQTDTSKPGSLPQSSDPSKIDNRREKSLGLLTQNFIKLFVCSEARIISLDEAAKLLLGDAHNTSIMRTKVRRLYDIANVLSSMNLIEKTHSLDSRKPAFKWLGYNGEPTFTLSSDLMQAESKKRVFGTDLTNVSVKRSRTHENATERRIKMKQHAIADSSYNQSSDDAHESRGYEFGPFAPAAGGTYPAARLEDNSKRAFDVENLVSDYRPSYQNQVLKDLFAHYMDAWKSWYSELTQNNPLPDTSKRH
- the LOC106440579 gene encoding E2F transcription factor-like E2FE isoform X2; translation: MSDLPPENPNLTLTSSLHHSYSRKQKSLGLLCTNFLALYNRHGIETIGLDDAASKLGVERRRIYDIVNVLESVGVLTKRAKNQYTWKGFSAIPAALKELQEEGAKDTFHRFYTNENVKVSDDEDDEEVSSSQPLSSCQTDTSKPGSLPQSSDPSKIDNRREKSLGLLTQNFIKLFVCSEARIISLDEAAKLLLGDAHNTSIMRMRRLYDIANVLSSMNLIEKTHSLDSRKPAFKWLGYNGEPTFTLSSDLMQAESKKRVFGTDLTNVSVKRSRTHENATERRIKMKQHAIADSSYNQSSDDAHESRGYEFGPFAPAAGGTYPAARLEDNSKRAFDVENLVSDYRPSYQNQVLKDLFAHYMDAWKSWYSELTQNNPLPDTSKRH